GTTTGCAGCTGGATCTCAGCATGATTTGGCCAAATCAGCCTCAGAAGTGCCTTCTGGCTCACCTCCTCTGACCTCAAACTTGAATCACCTGCCGCAGCCCAGCCTCACTGTTAATCACATGTCATGACCCTGGTGAGGGAACTGTGTTTTGATTTCTCAAAAACACGTGGGTCTCATGATCCAGAGGTTGTCTACCTTTATTAGTCAGGCTATGAGCTCAAATTGGAGACAACTTAATGAAATTTAATGGCTTGTGTCAGATTAAATGACCTTATGGTCACTTCCGACTATAAACTCTTGACTCTATGAATTATGTCATTTAGTAAGACAATGAAAGTGAAATCATCTGTGATGCTGCAGTGACATCAATGTGCTATGCTATGTCGAAATGAAGATCAAATTAATAGACAACAGTGGGAATTCTTTTTACAATTAAATCTACTTGGTATCAATTTACAGGGTGAACATcaaagttagagcaggttgcttgtGGAGTTTAAAAAGGACGTTTCACACAGCAAAGGCAATAGATGACACCCCAAGGTCAGCAGGTTCTCACCAAGGATGTGAACAATGCGTCTTCTCTGTGGGTAGAGCCAAGAGACACCACAAGTCAGTGCATCTCACTGTAGTGCAGCTGCTAGGCTACTTTGTTCCTATTTCTTCCTATGCTGCAGAGATTGGAACTTCATACTACGCTGTGGCTGTTGTAAGGAAGAGCTCCAACCTCACCATCAACAGTCTGAGGGGTGCCCGTTCATGCCACACAGGCATCAACAGAACTGCAGGCTGGAACGTGCCTGTGGGTTATCTCATTGACAGTGGGCACCTGGCAGCAATGGGATGTGACCTTCCAAAAGGTGAGAATTGCAGTGCCAAGAGCTGCTCTTCAGCAATGCCTTTGTGCACGTTCTTGGGACTGCTGCACATGGACAGGAATGTGTGGTACTAGCTGCTTTGTTCTTGGTTCTGATGCTCCTTTGTAAGATGGAATAGACCCAGCATAGATCCAATGAAGAGTGCAGACTTTTTTACTTGGAAgtcatcttttaaaaacaaaatgacttATCCCTTTTAATGTTTTAGAGATGTACTGTATAGATGTGTTAAAATGTGATTGTAGGATCTTGTTTACTCGTTGCTAAAAATGTCTCACTCTACTTTCACTTTTAGCTGTTAGTGAGTATTTCAGTGCAAGCTGTGTTCCTGGAGCAAATAGCATAAATTATCCCAAATCCCTCTGTCAGCTCTGTAAAGGAGATCCATCTGGGCAGAACAAATGCGAAGCAAATTCACAAGAGCAATACTATGACTACAGTGGAGCTTTCAGGTAAAAACAGCACTGTAACTTTTTATCTCTGTGCTATATCTATTGTCATAGTGTCCAGGCCTCACTGATGGGAAACCGAAGCCAGAGAACTTGCAGTTGATCACAGTAGATAATCTGCTAGCATGTTAGGACAACCATGATTTAAGTCTAGAGACTGAACAAAAGTAATCCTGAACCCACTATTTCAGGAATACCTGAGTATTAAAGCTGACTGGGTATTTAACACTTGTGCTGGGCAGGGAAATCCCattgctgtttgctttgtccaGCACCTGTTGACACAAGTCTGGCTGTTTGTTTCAGCAGGCTGCATCTCTCCAATAAAACCTGATGACCCTTAAGAGTTTGGCCACTGAAGTGCCACACTACTCAGCTATTTCACACTCATCCCTTCTCCATGGCAGTGAGTTCTCTTAAGTTCCTCTCCCCTCCATTTTTGCCCAACTgcctttcctcatttttcttcttcctgtgtgTGCTGTAGTCCAGTTCCCGGTCCCTGAGTAACAGTGCTGACTGAGCAGGGGTGGAATTTGTTCATGTGAAACCCTCACTCCCCTCTGTGTATTCCCCAAAGGGCCATGTGACAGCCTTAGATGGTGAACTCTGCTGAATGAAGAAGGTCATATTGTCCATCCTAGGCAGCCCTGAGCATGTTGTCCATGTTCAACAAATGACAGTGATAGTTTACTTCATGCTCTGACAGCCGCTAGCCTCTGCCTTGAGCTAAACTCATAGCACAAGGGTAGGAAATAGGTCATGTCTGCTGGCTGATGGAGCACATCCTACAGCCCTCCGGCTGTCAGCAGGCAGTGTCCAATGCACGGGGGCAGTGCTTTGCAGCGCATAACTGTGGTTGGATTTATATTTCGTTTAGGTGTTTGGCTGAAGGTGCTGGAGAAGTTGCTTTCATGAAGCACAGCACAGTGCCTGAAAATACTGATGGTAAGTAATCCAGAAGCCTTTTTAGCAGTCTGCTTGCGAGGTCTGCAGTACAATGACAACTACCATTGCAATACAGTGGCTGTAAAGACAGTATAATGTCAAAtgtttgatttattttgaattgAGGAGTGAGCAAAAATGCTATAATAATATGAATAGATGTGTCCACATATGTAGGCACCCGGGAGGTAGGTGAGtccatgtgacttttttttttttttttttttttttaaggtttggcAGTTTCAGTAAAGGTTAGAGGTGGGATCTTTTAACTTCCTCTGGAAAGAGCGATTTACCAGCACTAAGCTCTTGGTTTTATGCAGGCCTGGGCTGCTATCAATATAAACATTGCTTATTCCTACCCAGAGATTTCAGCACAGGCTAGCAGAAAGGGCAGGCTGTGTTTTGTTAAACTCTGAAATCTGCCTTGAACATAACATCATTTAAATATCATGGACCTGTCTGACTGTTAttcacagcaggaaaaaacaaaaatgtcctATGTGGTCCTAGACCTGGAGACACTTTTGATACTGCTGTGGACCCCAGTGTAGTTCTGTGCATCTGACAAGTGTGCAGCTGCGTATCTAATCAGAGATGCAAGACTCTGGGACCACATAGATGCATAGGATATATTGGGCAGCCAGGAATAGTTAAAGGATGGTCAGGAGAGCTGTATTCTGCTCCATGTGCACACGCAATGTTTAGCACAGACTTGGAGCCAGAGTCATGAGCACCAGCCTGATGTCTATTCCACAAGTatgttctgtttcatttcaggaaaaactCTTTCTTTGTGGGCCCAGAAGCTTCGCTCCAGTGATTTTCAGCTTCTGTGCCgcaatggcagcacagctgatGTGACAGAGTGGAGAACCTGCCACCTGGCCCGAATCCCAGCTCGTGCTGTGGTTGTACGGCCTGACACAGATGGGACAGTTATCTTCCAGCTCCTGAACCAGGGACAAGTAGGACACCATTTTGTTTCATCAGTGCATTGCATTTTAGATAGATTCCCCCACCCACCTGACTTGAACTGAAGAGATGATGGGCACCTTCAGCTCTGTGTGGAGTCTGAAAGGGAATGAGAAGCACTCAGCTTCTAGGTGTAGGGCCCTGAAGGGGGTTACACACAGTGAGGCTGAGGGTTGTATTTTGCCCTCAAAGACCCTGGGACACTGAAAAAGACTTGGGTGGCAAGGGATATTTTTTTCACAAATTTTTAGCCTGTGGGTCCTCCATAAGGAAAAACCTAGTTGCTTGTCCCTTCTGTAGGCAGGAGATGGTTTCCCCTGCCCATAACCAATATTGTCACAGACTTCCCATGTGACACCAGAATGCAAGGACATATACCTGATaggtgtttttcatttctttaacatAACAGCAAAAATTTAGTGGTGCGGGTGCCAAATTTCAGATGTTTGACTCAGCAGCCTACGGTGCCCAGAATCTCCTGTTCCGAGACTCCACCACCAAGCTCGTTGCGATCACAGCTCAGAGTTACCAAGCATGGCTGGGTGATGAGTATCTTCACGCCATGCAAGCCCTGAGCTGCGACCCCAGCAGTAAGTTGTCTTTGGATTCCTCTTCATAACAATGAACAAAGAGAGCTGATAATAGAGACCATCtttattctgctttattttcttctgactCTTGGAGGCTTATGGTGAGATGCCATCCTAATCTCAAAGTTTAGAGGAAGGGCACTCTGTGACCCAGAAACAGTGTCACATTGTAGAAAACTTTCCTGTGCAAATTGGCCCATTTTCAGCATTGTAAGATACATGCATATTCTGCCCTTTCTTGAGTACACAAGATTTGAATCCGTAAGCTGCTGCTGCACCTTGGTGTACTCTATTTCTTACCTGCTAAAGAGAGGAAGTAGTTGCTGTGTATGTCCTCAGGTAGTGTATGTAAAAGAAAGGATGGAAGGGGATTCTAGCAGAGAATTTCCCAAGCTGGAGAAACCTTCAGTTGCCCTTTGAAGTGTTTTGGTCTTTTATACTGTCAGCAGAAGGTAGAGATAACTTGGTGTATGTTCTGACAGACTCAGAAACACAGGTCGTAGGAGTCCCTGTCTTAAGAAGCTTCATAATCATGGCATAATCATGGTGAACTCTAATACTTGCTTTCCAATTTTGTGCAGCGTTGCCAGAAAGCCTGACCTGGTGTGTTGTATCCACTGAGGAGATTTGGAAATGTAGTGAAATGGGTGTTGCCTTTCGGAACAAGAATTTGACACCAGCAGTCCAGTGTCTTTCAGCCAAGACAAAAGAACAGTGCATGGAGCTGATCCAGGTAGGCTGCTACCAGCCTTGTGCAATGAACAAATTAACACAAGCTGCTGTCTGCTGGGTAGGTAGGATCAGAGATGTGTGTATTTAGGCAAGCGGTAGACAATATTGGGTATTCAAGAGGTGATCTGCAGCTCACGTGGTATGGACGGGCCTGAGCCCTGAAGCTCTTCAGTTGTGTCAAGGACATTGTTGCCCATCTAGCTCAAACTTGTGTCTGAAATCTGATGATGCTTTATACAGGgttttcatgttttcttcagCAGAGGGTAGTTCTTTTGCTACCAGACTTGCCCTCTGAGATGTGATAAGTATGACGCTAGAGGTGTCATCATTGTAGCAGAGAGGCTGCTGTTTTTTCACAGAAGCCCtaaatttcatttgatttttcagaaaaaggaatgtgATGCTGTAGCTCTGGGTGGAGCTGATATTTTCACAGCTGGGAAGACATACGGCCTTGTACCAGCTGCTGGAGAAAATTACTCTGGTAAGGTCAGGAAACATAAACATAGACCTTATTTTTCcaggatgttttaaaaaaaaaaaaaaagctctaaaagCACAACCTCTGTTCTCTGGCTCTGTTTGGAAAGTTGTTTTCAAAGGACATCAGTATTATTATTCTTTCATCATGGATAGAGGAGGAAAATAAGTATGGAGTGGGTTTCTACAGTGAGTTTGTAGCAACTTCTGTCTGCCCTGACACCAGGTCAGCTTGAGTCTTTGGCAGTTGATGAATCTTTCACCTCTTTGCTTTTTCAATTCCACAAAAAGTACTTACAGTGGAAAAATGAGTATTCATAAAAGCACAAGATTTTAACAGAAGCAAAAATACAGAAGTAACACAGATTCTAGTTGGAAGCAAATTCTTCCCCTCAATTTGACTGTCTCAGAATTAGTGGTGAAGGGGGCTCATGAATGTTATGACGCTAAGACAGAATTTTGATACTCTGCAAAATTCATGGAGATTTTAAGACAGGTGTGAGTTGTTACATAAAATAGCTCACTTCTTAAAACAGTTTTGCCATGTCACTAATGACCCAAATATTGTTTTTGAGAGGGATGTATTTGTAAGAGTTAGTGTTAATAAAAACTCTTTCGTGGCATTTAAAGTATTTGTGTTCATCTCTAGATTATTTAGTTCAAGTGCATGGCAGTACCGGTATACAGGCTATATGTGAATGCAACATTGTAGAGTATTAGAGGTAAAGAAAAAATCCATGTGCCCTCATACTTCATAGCTGGCTGACTGATGCTATTTCCTTCATACAGCATGAGCTAGGAAGTTGGCACCACATAAGTGTAGTGTAGATTATCCTTTAGCAGCAGGAATGCTTAAGGAAAGCtgtaatgttttttgtttttctgcaagcTGATGACAACAGCAGTGCGTACTATGCCGTGGCATTAGTGAAACGGAATTCTTCTAATGCTTTCACCATCATTGACCTGAAAGGGAAGAAGTCCTGTCACACAGGACTGGGGAGAACTGCTGGATGGAATATCCCCATTGGCATGCTAATTAAAAGGGGCATTATTAGGCCCAGAGACTGTAATATTCCTCAAGGTAAGATGACAATATGGCATATCAAAAGTACAGTAACATTCTAATTATACACTTTAATTAGAGAAGTAAAATTCTGATATTTCATAGCTCTGTGTTAAGCTAATCTGTTTAGGCATATAAAGATGTGTTGCATTTTTAATGTAATGCCTTGAAATTTTAGATTTTGTATCGCCTGGGTAGACTAACTGAAGGGTCACATTGAGAATGAAAGAATGTGAAAGTATTCCTTTCCCTCTTTGTCTCATCACAAAATCAggttggatgggacctctggaggtcatctagtccaaccagctgctcaaagcaggtccagctaagagcaggttgctcagggccgtgtccaggCAAGTTTTGAGTAACTCTggagatggagattccacagccgcTCTGGGCCCCTgtcccagtgtttgaccactgctgatgtaaagaattttttccttgcaCCTAATCAGAATTGTCTTTGTTGCAACTTGCCTGTTTCTGTTGCCTCTTATCCTTTTGCTCTGCACCTCTGAGCAGGGTCTGACTGTCGTCTTTAACAACTCATTATGTCGATGAAGACAGCAACCCCCTTctagccttcctttctccaggctgaccAAACCTGACTTTTAGCCTTGTATGTCATGTGCTCTAGTCCCCTGGCCTTCCTAGTCACCCTCCACTGTACTTGCTCTAGTATGCCAGTGTCTGTCTAGTACTGGGAAGCtcgaaactggacacagtactccagatgtggtcccACAAGTGTCAGAGGGGAACAATCTTGACTGCTCTTACCAATGCAACACAGTATGCCGTTAGCCTTTTTtgacacaagggcacactgctgactcttGGTCAGTTTGCTGTCcatcaggacccccaggtccttttttgTAAAGCTGCTTGTCAGCCGCAGCCTTTCATGGGTTTAATCCATCCCAGATGCAGGGTTCTGCATTTGCCTGTGTTGAACTCCGTGAGGTTCccgtcagcccatttctccaggctgtccagatccatctgaatggcagccctgccctcgagTGTATCAGCCAGCAAAAAGTCTATACCAATTTTCAGAAACAACAGTCTTTTGTTCTTTGTATAGATTTAACCAACTTTAAATTTACATAGGGTCTTGAAATATCTGCTTTTCATTCCAGTCTCTCTCAACTCTTGCTGAACATTTAGGATATTGATTCAGCTCAGATGTCAGTGACTGGGTAGTCACTGTAACTCATGCTCTTTATTCAGATGTATCCCCTCTTGGTGGTACTTCCAGCTTTGGGATGTCATTGCAGTAGATGATGTATCCCTGTCTTAAATTTTATTGTATATATTTTCAAACTGCATTTAGCAGTAGAACAATGGACCAGAACAAGCAATGGGTCTAGGGACATGTGACTACTGAGTCTAATTTTATTTGCCTATTTCCTATCTCCCAGACTGCTCTTTGGTTTCATTACCTAAACAGCTAAataatgctttgaaaatattttaaaagttataatTTATGAAttccagtaaggtggctataacTCACGCCTCTAAATTCTACTGAAACCTGTGCTGGTATGAAACTTCATGACAGTGTAGCTACCCCTTTTTGTGGAGAATGCATGCTTTTTGCTCATTTTATTGGTTTGTCTGTCTTTCTCCAGCTGTGAGTGAGTTTTTCTCTGCTAGCTGTGTGCCTTCTGCTAAGCGGGACAATTACCCATCAAAACTCTGTGAGCTATGCATTGGAGATGATAATGGAAACAATAAATGCAGCGCAAGTAGCCAAGAACGTTATTACAGCTACAGCGGAGCCTTCAGGTAATTAATATATGTGGTTGTCATTGCTGTGTTGGTAAAGACCACGTGAGCGCGTGGCTGTTGGGCTTCAGGCATACTGGGAGCTCAGGGACTCCTCATGCACAACCACCTGCTTGGAGCCACCTCACAGCCTTGTCCTTTGATCGTAAATAAAACCCAAAGCCCTTGAAAAGACAAGAGTTAATTCTGACACTGCTCTCGACAGCAAAGCAGTGTTACATGTCAACGCCTTTTGCCAGCTTCCTGGCCCACAGCCAACCAGATGACCTACAGACAAATCCATGTGTCTGTCTGACAGAGCCATCCGCCTAGCGAGGGGTGAGTGGATTGTCATTgggctccagttttgctttaaTCTAGTGTGACAGTCCACCACTCTGAACGGCCGCGTCATCTGTAAGGAGCATAGGCAGGGAAACAGGCAATCGGTAGCCAATATCTTGCTGCCTGTGAATTTGTGCTGTGAGTGGCAGGCTGGTaacagggagctggggctgggtcCTCACTGTCCTTACCCATTTGTGCCTCTATGTGACATAAGGTTTCTGAGTGGTACAAACTATTGCCAATGCTCAAATGTCAAAGGCCTCTTCAAAGCAAGATTTGGTAAAGGTAGAGAAGCAGTGTAAAATGGAATAAATACTTTATATAACAGCTGATATCTACATATGGAGCCATACCCAAAGACTTGGGGCTTAGAAACTTAGAGGTGTAAGCAGCAATTCCTTTTCCTGACCTTCACCTCTGAAGGCAATGATGCATGTAACAGAGCTGGCAGAGTGGTTTTTCTCCTTCAGGGGAGGAGACTCTAACAAGAGCTGCCTGGTAAATACTCAAGTGCTAGACTTGAATAGATTTGTGAAAGGCAGTTGTCTGTTTGTGTCCAGCTGCTCTGCTACAGCACATGCCTTACAAGCAAACTCCAGATCCTCTGCTGTCCTTCAGGATTAGCAGCTAGATACCAGTCACCAAACTGAGAAGCAACAAATGTTATCATAGGCCGAATGAGCCCTAAGATTCTACATTTGATTCATAGTGTCCTTATGGTACAAACTTTATATgaagatcactttttttttttaatacagaagaaaGATGATGTTTAGTTTTCAAGTGATGTGGAAAGTTTTAGGTATTTAAAAGGTTGGTTaggatttgggggaaaaacaatCTCATACAAGGAAGGGATGGGTCTGGATATGGTGTTTAGGTGATCCTTCCTGAAAGAAGAATGAGCTATAGCAGGTGACTGACATGAGCTTAAAATTTGGCCTCAGATTTCCAGATTCTTTCAGTTCTGTTGGAAATCACCAGAACAACCTGACTAAAGGTATGAGAGGTCATTCAGTTTGTGTATGTCCCACTGCTCGGGACAAGTTAAACTGCACAGAACACTGGAAAATCTGCTTTTGGGAACAGCCTTTTGCTGAGGGGGAATGCACTGAACAGTACCTGTTGCATCTTGCTTTCTCTGCATGACAGTCAGCCACATGATGATAATGTGTTTGATTGTAACTGTTCATGTTAGCCaagtatatattatatttttagtAACCCTTAGCAATAATAATTTTTCCTCACGTTTTGTACTGGATAACCTTTGTTTGGTTAGTGCTTTAAGTCTTCTTCATTGCTGCGTTTAACGATCTTGTTTCAAGAAATGTTTCTTGAAAAACCCTTGTAGAATAAACTACTAACCTTTGTTTCTTACCGATCCATTCCCTGCCACCACACCCTACCCAAAATATGTGGAAAGTTGGATCTTTTGACTAGCTCACCCAGCTGACTGATTTGAGGTTGAAATTATTTATGTATCATTTGCATCTTGAAGAAAATGCCATGCATTTTTTATGTCTGCTGACTTAACCAACTCATGCCTAGTGAAAATCTCTTCTAATAGTCTACAATGACTGGTATATCACGTGTTAGACAACACCACGATGTAACACGAGCAATAGCCAATGCTTGTAAAGGCTGGTTGTTCTACACATCCACCCCGAAACTCTCTGGAATGTGATGCTGTGGCACt
The sequence above is a segment of the Apteryx mantelli isolate bAptMan1 chromosome 9, bAptMan1.hap1, whole genome shotgun sequence genome. Coding sequences within it:
- the MELTF gene encoding melanotransferrin isoform X1; the protein is MKSSRNVFFLLFFHAALSLERIRWCTVSEQELSKCTDLSAAFAGAGILPPVECVEGGSAAKCMQMIKDDLADAVTLGGHSIYQAGKEHGLKPVVGEVYDQEIGTSYYAVAVVRKSSNLTINSLRGARSCHTGINRTAGWNVPVGYLIDSGHLAAMGCDLPKAVSEYFSASCVPGANSINYPKSLCQLCKGDPSGQNKCEANSQEQYYDYSGAFRCLAEGAGEVAFMKHSTVPENTDGKTLSLWAQKLRSSDFQLLCRNGSTADVTEWRTCHLARIPARAVVVRPDTDGTVIFQLLNQGQQKFSGAGAKFQMFDSAAYGAQNLLFRDSTTKLVAITAQSYQAWLGDEYLHAMQALSCDPSTLPESLTWCVVSTEEIWKCSEMGVAFRNKNLTPAVQCLSAKTKEQCMELIQKKECDAVALGGADIFTAGKTYGLVPAAGENYSADDNSSAYYAVALVKRNSSNAFTIIDLKGKKSCHTGLGRTAGWNIPIGMLIKRGIIRPRDCNIPQAVSEFFSASCVPSAKRDNYPSKLCELCIGDDNGNNKCSASSQERYYSYSGAFRCLAQDSGDVAFVKHSTVFENTDGKNTDSWAHNLKSSDFQLLCPNGARAEVTQFAECHLGRVPAQAVMVHPDTNVFAVYGLLDKAQDFFGNSSNENGFKMFDSSAFQGKDLIFKDSAVEIVPVKERRTYTEWLSNEYIESLEGMQTPPCSRAAAITTNVAVLLTGSVLLTTATTS
- the MELTF gene encoding melanotransferrin isoform X2, whose translation is MKSSRNVFFLLFFHAALSLERIRWCTVSEQELSKCTDLSAAFAGAGILPPVECVEGGSAAKCMQMIKDDLADAVTLGGHSIYQAGKEHGLKPVVGEVYDQEIGTSYYAVAVVRKSSNLTINSLRGARSCHTGINRTAGWNVPVGYLIDSGHLAAMGCDLPKAVSEYFSASCVPGANSINYPKSLCQLCKGDPSGQNKCEANSQEQYYDYSGAFRCLAEGAGEVAFMKHSTVPENTDGKTLSLWAQKLRSSDFQLLCRNGSTADVTEWRTCHLARIPARAVVVRPDTDGTVIFQLLNQGQQKFSGAGAKFQMFDSAAYGAQNLLFRDSTTKLVAITAQSYQAWLGDEYLHAMQALSCDPSTLPESLTWCVVSTEEIWKCSEMGVAFRNKNLTPAVQCLSAKTKEQCMELIQKKECDAVALGGADIFTAGKTYGLVPAAGENYSADDNSSAYYAVALVKRNSSNAFTIIDLKGKKSCHTGLGRTAGWNIPIGMLIKRGIIRPRDCNIPQAVSEFFSASCVPSAKRDNYPSKLCELCIGDDNGNNKCSASSQERYYSYSGAFRCLAQDSGDVAFVKHSTVFENTDGKNTDSWAHNLKSSDFQLLCPNGARAEVTQFAECHLGRVPAQAVMVHPDTNVFAVYGLLDKAQACNSIWEQNMTGYIYAAAMYMVNHPGRSCLATSARVFSILKLPSISFKLFVFMLGFSHFCNLHAARSYVTQPYLHRRIFKNTAPSR